One genomic window of Candidatus Micrarchaeia archaeon includes the following:
- the lysS gene encoding lysine--tRNA ligase: protein MAIEKTIQDKNEKLEKIQKLGINPYAYSFDPNTKTIELHKKYDDSLNPEEKTNDNVKIAGRLMTVRRFGKLVFLDLDDGYGKIQLCAKQDEMQDSFDLIDLLDRGDFAGAEGIVFKTKKGELSILVKNITLLTKSLALLPDKWAGLKDIDDRFRNRHVDLIINPETRNIFIKRAEIISFIREFLDKKEFLEVETPTLQPVYGGASARPFKTISHAWKSEFYLSISPELYLKRLLIGGFQRVYTICKNFRNEDVDRTHNPEFTMVECYAAYWDYNDVMNLVEELYEKLAICLNKSTKIMYQNQEIDFKRPWKRITMKEALKQYAKLDVDSLNDKQLQELLEKNKIELDEYKRGLAIAELFDKLCESYLIQPTFVYDYPKETIGLCKLKRGNPELIERFEYFINGKEQGNAYSELTDSKLQEKFFIEQKNQGKMKGEEQPVDTDFINSLEYGMPPAGGVGIGIDRIIMLFTNSPSIREVILFPQLKPKDQNRNEENSVQ, encoded by the coding sequence CAAATACAAAAACAATTGAACTACATAAAAAATACGATGATTCTTTAAACCCAGAAGAAAAAACAAATGATAATGTAAAAATAGCTGGAAGACTAATGACTGTAAGAAGATTTGGAAAATTAGTTTTTTTAGATTTAGATGACGGCTATGGAAAAATACAATTATGTGCTAAACAAGATGAAATGCAAGATTCTTTTGATTTAATTGATTTATTAGATAGGGGAGATTTTGCAGGTGCTGAAGGAATTGTATTTAAAACAAAAAAAGGAGAACTATCAATTTTAGTAAAAAATATTACACTTTTAACAAAATCCCTTGCTTTATTACCTGATAAATGGGCAGGATTAAAAGATATAGATGATAGATTTAGAAATAGGCACGTAGATTTAATTATAAATCCAGAAACAAGAAATATTTTTATAAAAAGAGCAGAAATAATCTCATTTATTAGAGAATTTTTAGATAAAAAAGAATTTTTAGAAGTTGAAACCCCAACTTTACAGCCAGTTTATGGTGGTGCAAGTGCTAGACCATTTAAAACAATTTCACATGCATGGAAATCTGAATTTTATCTATCTATCTCTCCAGAATTATATCTAAAGCGTTTGTTAATTGGGGGGTTCCAAAGAGTTTATACAATATGTAAAAACTTTAGAAATGAAGATGTTGATAGAACACACAATCCAGAATTTACAATGGTTGAATGTTATGCTGCATATTGGGATTATAATGATGTTATGAATTTAGTTGAAGAATTATATGAAAAATTAGCAATATGTTTAAATAAAAGTACAAAAATTATGTACCAGAATCAAGAAATTGATTTTAAGAGACCTTGGAAAAGGATTACTATGAAAGAAGCTCTTAAACAATATGCAAAACTTGATGTTGATTCATTAAATGATAAACAACTACAAGAATTATTAGAAAAAAACAAGATTGAACTTGATGAATATAAAAGAGGCTTAGCAATTGCTGAATTATTTGATAAACTATGTGAATCTTATTTGATACAGCCTACTTTTGTATATGATTATCCAAAAGAAACAATAGGTTTATGTAAATTAAAACGTGGAAATCCAGAACTTATTGAAAGATTTGAATATTTTATTAATGGTAAAGAACAAGGAAACGCATATTCAGAGTTAACAGATTCAAAATTACAAGAAAAATTCTTTATTGAACAAAAGAATCAAGGAAAAATGAAAGGTGAAGAACAGCCAGTAGATACTGACTTTATAAATTCCTTAGAATATGGTATGCCTCCTGCCGGGGGAGTGGGGATAGGAATTGATAGAATAATAATGCTTTTCACAAATAGTCCATCAATAAGAGAAGTAATCTTATTTCCTCAATTAAAACCAAAAGATCAGAATAGAAATGAAGAGAATTCTGTGCAATAA